AAAGCTGCTCCGCTGACATCTTCGTGTTCTTTGCCAACGAAAGAAATCACCACACCCACATAACCAATAGGAATTTCAGTCATCGGGACTTGTTCAATATTTACCAACCAAGGGTTCAGGTTCCACGAACCCGATAATAATACTTGTTCTTGTAAACCCCGTTGTCCCCCAGCATCGATAAATTTTTGACCATTTTGGAAATTATCATGCCCGGTAATGATGCGTCCAGCGATCTCACCTGCTGCAATTGGTGAACCATCCAAAGTAGTAACAATACCAACCTTCTCTGCTGCTATTTCATAAATGTGCAACTGTTGTGGACTCATGCCATGAGCCGTAGCATTTGCTGCTGTAATAACTTTAAACAGCGCGGTGTTGATGCGGTAAGTACCTGCGGTGAGAAAGCTCATTTGCCGACCCTTTTCTCCACCTTGGGTGAGGAACTTCCGAGCATCTTGGAAGTTGTCACAATCGACGATTTTGCCCAGGATGCGCTCTGGTGGGTTAGCTTTGCCATCTGCTGCGACAATCAAGGCGATTTCCCCTTGGGGAACCACGATTACCGGCTCTTTCTTAACAGAATACTGCCAAGGCCAATAGCCCCAGTGCCAACCAGGAGCTAGAGTGTCGGCTTGTAAGCCTGCTTCGCCGTTCAGGGCAATTAACCTTCCAGCAGGGAGTCCGCGACCGGAAAGGGTAAATTTTCTAACCACAATGCCTACTTCACGTTCGCCGATAACCACTAGTCCACCAAAAAATAGGGGGACAAATATGACGACACCGCCTATTAAAACAATAGGGATGAGTCCCCACGGCTCAAACCCCATTGCTTGATATTGAGTGCGGCTAGTTGATAACTCAGTAACTTTTGCTTGTGTCTTATCCAGTTGGACTGATACAGAATTAATTTCTTTGGCAGTAGCTGTTTTTAGAGTAGTAGCATTAGCACAATTAACCGCGCCAGTTAGCGCCAATGTTGCTATCAAAGATGATGCGAAACGAGCTAATTTAATTTGTTTACGCTTACCAAAGGAAGACGAAAAATTTTTCATAATTTGTGCCCTCTGGGCAACTAATTACCTAAATTAACACTTCACTTTGGTTGTACGAGATTTCTTAAACTTAGTGTAATTTTGTTGGTAAAGGGAATTGGGAATTGGGAATTGGGCATTGGGCATTGGGCATTGGTTTAGTTATTCTCCCCCTCATCCCCCTCATCCCCCTCATCCCCCTCATCCCCCTCATCCCCCTCATCTCCCCTGCTCCCCATCTCCTATAAATGCTGTAGGGTGGACAAATAGCCCACCCTACAAAGCAGAATTTAGAAGTCAAATTTTAGATCAAACCGCCAGCAGCTTGAAAGCGGGCGCGGGCGCGTTTGAAGGCTTGGGTTGCCTGGATTTGTGCTTGACGATCGCCTGCTGGCACTTGACTCAAACGCGTTTCTGCTTGACTGTAAGCAGCACGGGCTTCTTCAAGGTTAATTTTATCGCCGCGTTCAGCACCATTCACCAGAATTGTTACTTCATCTTCTTCAACTTCGGCAAAGCCACCCAAAAGAGCGATCACTTGCCAAGGCTGATTTTTGGAGGCACGCACTCGCATGACACCAGTATCCAGAGCAGTCAACAGTGGTGCGTGTCCACTCAGGATTCCTAGCTGACCGGTTGTACTGGGCAAAATTACTTCGTCAGCTGGGGCATCCCAAATTGTTTTATCTGGGGAAATTACACGAACGGTTAATGTCATTTGTTCTTTGTCAGTTGTCCTTTGTCAGTTGTCAGTTGTCAGTTGTCAGTTGTCAGTTGTCAGTTGCCAGTTGTTCTTTAACTACTGACTCTTGACAACTGACCACTAACTAATGTTGTTTGTCAGTTGTCAGTTGCCAGTTGCGAGTTATTCTTTACTACTGACTACTGACTACTGACTACTGACGACTAACTAATTAACCCTTGAGCTTTTCACCTTTGGCGATCGCTTCGTTAATATCGCCCACCAAGTAGAAAGCCTGTTCTGGTAAATAATCCAACTCACCAGACAGAATTTTCTGGAACCCTTTGATGGTATCTTCCAACTTCACATACTTACCAGGAGAGCCTGTGAACACTTCTGCCACAAAGAACGGCTGAGACAAGAAACGCTCAACCTTCCGCGCACGCGCCACAGTTACACGGTCATCTTCAGACAATTCATCCAAACCAAGGATGGCAATAATGTCTTGGAGTTCCTTATAACGTTGCAGAGTTGACTGCACTTTACGGGCAGTATTGTAGTGTTCCTCACCTACAATATTGGGCTGTAGCATGGTGGAAGTTGAACCAAGGGGGTCTACCGCCGGATAAATTCCCTTAGCTGCTAAACCGCGAGACAGTACCGTTGTTCCGTCCAAGTGAGCGAAGGTGGTTGCAGGTGCGGGGTCGGTGAGGTCGTCCGCAGGTACGTATACTGCTTGAATTGAGGTAATTGAACCCTCTGTGGTCGAGGTAATCCGCTCTTGCAGTTCACCTACGTCAGTTCCCAGTGTGGGCTGGTATCCTACCGCTGATGGCATCCGACCGAGAAGTGCGGATACTTCTGAACCTGCTTGTACGAACCGGAAGATGTTGTCAATAAACAGTAGTACGTCCTGCTTGTTAACGTCGCGGAAGTACTCTGCTACTGTCAAGCCTGACAGACCAACCCGCATTCTAGCTCCGGGTGGCTCGTTCATCTGACCGTATACGAGAGCAATTTTCGACTCGTTGAGGTTGTCTTTGTTGATAACCCCAGATTCAATCATTTCGTTGTAGAGGTCATTCCCTTCACGGGTACGCTCACCTACTCCAGCAAAAACAGATACACCACCGTGCTGGGTAGCGATGTTGTTGATCAATTCCATCATGATCACGGTCTTGCCGACACCTGCTCCGCCAAACAGACCAATCTTACCGCCGCGTCGATAGGGAGTCAGGAGGTCAACAACTTTAATCCCAGTTTCAAACACGGAAGGTTTGGTTTCCAGTTCAGTGAATTTGGGAGCTGAGCGGTGAATGGGTAAGGTCGCCTCAGCATTTACAGGCCCTTGGTTATCTACGGGTTCGCCAAGAACGTTGAAAATGCGGCCCAAGGTGGCTTTACCAACTGGTACGCTGATAGCAGCGCCAGTATCGACGACTTCCAGACCGCGCACTAAGCCATCGGTGGTGCTCATAGCAACTCCCCGCACCTGGTTGTCGCCCAGCAATTGCTGCACTTCAACAGTCAGGTTGATTTGTTGTCCAGCTTCGTTAGTGCCTTTGATGGTCAAAGCGTTGTAGATTTGCGGCAATTTACCGCCGGGGAACTTAACGTCTACAACTGGACCAATGATTTGGGTAATGTAACCAATGTTTGTTTTGTTTGCGGTGGTGACCATGCTGCGCCTAATGATTGAAGCTATATTTCAGATAGGGTCGTAGAAGACATAAGATTAAGCAATGTCATCTTTCACTCTAGCACTGGAGGGGGACACAACTCCCTTAGTAATTCCTTAAAAAGGAGCTGGAGAGCTTTGGCTGCAATCCCATTCTTCACCAGTTTAGCTGGATGAGCGCCTGATTTTTCTTGATCCAGGTAAAGGGACTGCGGATTGGGGGCTGAGGAAAGGTTTTTTAAATACCCAATATTCGTTCCCAGAAGATGCAACTCCCAAGGCTTTCTCCAATCGACCTCATCAGAGGTAATGCTTGGTAGGTTATGGAACTTAGGCATTGCACAAATAGACTACTACAGCAGTTTGCTTTTAATTGCCGATCAGGACTTACGCAACTGGCACAGATATTTTTGGCGATCGCAGTCAAGAGTCAAAAGTCAAGCTTTTTTGGACTATTGACTATTGACTATTGACTCTTGACTCTTGACTCTTGACTCTTGACAACCCACAAAGAAAAAAATATGACACTTGCGTCAGTCCTACTTATAAGTTCCTTATTTTTTACACATATTCTCAATATGTGCTTTTTCAATACCCAAAAGTACGGGACAATTGGGATTAACAGGTGATGGAGCAATTTATCCTGATACAACTCCCAAACATGTTGCATATCACCAGACATTTGTCAATCCCTAACTCCTAACAATGCTGTTTGACAACCTTTTTAGCGATTAGAGGATTTATTGGATGATTATTACACCGGCCATGATTGGATTAGTACTTGCAATAATTGGTGTGATAGCCTGGATTGCGGGTAGTTTCAAGATTGCTAATCTGGAAATAAATTTGGAAACAACAAAAGGAATTTTTGTATTTATCTTTTCTTTGTTGCATATAGTGGTGGGTCTGCTGCTGATTGTCATTGACTTAATGGTCTAAAATTTTGAATATAGAGCTGTTTTTGTGCAAATATGTTTGCGAATAGTAGTTGTTTGGCAAACTGTTCGCATCATCTGTATTTATTGGCGGCCATGTCCAAGATTAGCTTTCGCTAAAGCTAACAATTCTTTATGAAAATTAAATCTGAAATCATTTTTACCAAAAATTGCTCATTGCGCTATCGTGAAAAGTAAGCTTTCAGGAGTGCATCTTTCATGAAAGGCAAGCAAGTTTTACTCACAGGTGGTACTGGTGGTCTAGGTTTAGGCGTGACACTGGCAGTTCTCGCCCAAGATGCCGAAGTGACAATTTCTTATCGTAATCCCAAAGAAGTCGAACGCCTCAAGCACAATCTTCCACCCGCAGATTTTGAGAGAATTCACTTTATCCCCGCTAATCTGGAGGAGGAAGCCTCAGTAGAAAATCTCATCAACCGCATAGGGCGGGTGGATGTGTTAATTCATCTAGTAGGTGGCTTTTCAATCGGAAAAATTCACGAATACAGTTTTTTCGATTGGAAACATGAATTTGATATTAACCTAAATACAACTTTTTTGACTTGCAAATATAGCCTAAAAAGTATGTGGCAACATGGCTATGGACGCATTGTGACGGTGGCTTCCAAAGCAGCTTTAGAACCAGCTGGGCAATTGGGTGCATATTCCGCTGCTAAAGCTGGTGTGGTAGCTTTGACAAAAGCGATCGCAGATGAAACTAAAGGCACTGATATCACTGCCAATGTTGTCCTTCCCAGTGTGATTGATACCCCTACTAACCGCGAAGCAATGGGTACAGAAAATGCTGATAGTTGGGTAAAACCGGAATCTCTAGCGCAATTAATCTGCTTTTTAGCCTCCCAAGCCGCCAAAGATATTCGCGGTGCAGCAATCCCCATATATGGCAATCTTTAGTTAAAGGCATTAAAATTTAAAACTCATAGATAAACTCTAAATTCTGAATTTAGAGTCTCTATTATTTTTGTATAAAAAGCATAACAAAAGCCGCACTAGCAGTGAAAGAACTATTTTTTACTGCTCACTTCACCTATTGCGTAAATATTTTTTATCCCAGGCAGAGGAGCCACTGCGTTGGGCGGGTTAACATACAGTCAAACAAGTGGTGTCGCGCACAGCCACATAGAAGAATCCGAGAACAGGATTTTTACCAAAAGTTTACTGTTACTGATTTGATTCCTTCCAAGTTTTATCACACTTACCCAGTACCCAGTACCCAGTACCCAGTAACCAGTACCCAGTCCCTTTTAAGATTCATTTTGCAGTAGCTAATTTTATAGAAGTTATTGTACAAACACATAATGTTAACCTCTAATATAGATGACTAAGTGTAAAATTTAAACATTCTTGACGAAAGCTTTAAAAAATACTTAAAAAATAGTAGGGACGCAAAAGAGTAAATCTAGATAAATGAATTGAGGTTATATGAGACATCACCGAATTTTTGGCAATCTAATTGCCAAGTAGTTAGCTTGTTATGTATAACTAGTTGGCTTTATAACAATGCGATTCAATTGAGTGCGAAATAAATGGGACAAGGTTTTTTACAAATTGGCTTGACGCTGTGTATCGTGATAGCAATCACACCTATTTTGGGAGGATACATAGCCCGTGTGTTTCTGGGAGAGAGAACGCTGCTTGATCCCTTAATGAACCCTATAGAGCGGAGTTTGTTTGTAGTAGCGGGTATCCGCAGAAAAGATAATATG
Above is a window of Nostoc sp. UHCC 0702 DNA encoding:
- a CDS encoding F0F1 ATP synthase subunit epsilon, whose amino-acid sequence is MTLTVRVISPDKTIWDAPADEVILPSTTGQLGILSGHAPLLTALDTGVMRVRASKNQPWQVIALLGGFAEVEEDEVTILVNGAERGDKINLEEARAAYSQAETRLSQVPAGDRQAQIQATQAFKRARARFQAAGGLI
- the fabG gene encoding 3-oxoacyl-ACP reductase FabG, translated to MKGKQVLLTGGTGGLGLGVTLAVLAQDAEVTISYRNPKEVERLKHNLPPADFERIHFIPANLEEEASVENLINRIGRVDVLIHLVGGFSIGKIHEYSFFDWKHEFDINLNTTFLTCKYSLKSMWQHGYGRIVTVASKAALEPAGQLGAYSAAKAGVVALTKAIADETKGTDITANVVLPSVIDTPTNREAMGTENADSWVKPESLAQLICFLASQAAKDIRGAAIPIYGNL
- the atpD gene encoding F0F1 ATP synthase subunit beta is translated as MVTTANKTNIGYITQIIGPVVDVKFPGGKLPQIYNALTIKGTNEAGQQINLTVEVQQLLGDNQVRGVAMSTTDGLVRGLEVVDTGAAISVPVGKATLGRIFNVLGEPVDNQGPVNAEATLPIHRSAPKFTELETKPSVFETGIKVVDLLTPYRRGGKIGLFGGAGVGKTVIMMELINNIATQHGGVSVFAGVGERTREGNDLYNEMIESGVINKDNLNESKIALVYGQMNEPPGARMRVGLSGLTVAEYFRDVNKQDVLLFIDNIFRFVQAGSEVSALLGRMPSAVGYQPTLGTDVGELQERITSTTEGSITSIQAVYVPADDLTDPAPATTFAHLDGTTVLSRGLAAKGIYPAVDPLGSTSTMLQPNIVGEEHYNTARKVQSTLQRYKELQDIIAILGLDELSEDDRVTVARARKVERFLSQPFFVAEVFTGSPGKYVKLEDTIKGFQKILSGELDYLPEQAFYLVGDINEAIAKGEKLKG